The region GCATTTTTCAGACCTCGGCTTCTTATTATGCAAACGGCCAGACTGAAACCACTTCTGACGGACGCGGTGCAGTCACAACTTTGACATACGATGACTATGGCAACCCCAATACGATAAGAGTCGGCAGTCATAGGTTTGTGAATTATACATATTACTACGAGATCGGGAAGATAGGGTACCTGACCGACCAGGTAGGCTCAATAACCAGTTTTGATTATGACAAAAGAGGGTTGCTTGAAAGCAAAACCGACCCTATGGGTAAAACTACATCTTTCACTTATTGGAGCACAGGAAATCCATTTAGCAGAACCGACCGCAACAATCATACAATTTATTATTCTTATTCACTAACAGATAAATTGGAATCGATAACTTATCCCGACTTTTCTACCGTTCGACTTACTTACAACCAGCATGATGATCTTTCAGGAGTGCAGGACAGTGTTGGCAATATTAGTTACATCTATGATGCGGCGCACCGTCTCATTTCTATGACCAATCCGTATAATTCTGCAGTGTCTTATGCATATGATGCAAACGGCAATCTCACGGAGCTTACGTATCCGGGGAATAAAAAGGTCGTTTATACTTATGATGCATTGAACAGGTTGAATAGCGTAATGTTGGACTGGGTAACTCCAAAACAGACGGCAAACTACTATTATGATGCGGCAGGGCGTCTGGATTATGCCGTGAACTTCAATGGAACGATAATGGATTATGATTATGATAATGCTAATCGTTTGACGACTCTTGTAAATAAAAAGTCAGATGCAGCAACACTGGCAAGCTACAGCTTCACCCTTGACGGCAATGGCAACAGGACGCAGATTGTTCAGGATGAACCACTGACACTCTCACCAGCCACAGACGCTTCGTATGCTTATAACGCGAAGAAGAATCGTCTGTTGACAGCAGGCGCTTTCAGTTTTGGATATGATGATGAAGGGCAATTACAAACCGGATACAGTTCCACATATTCATTTGATTACGAGCATCGACTCACCGGTATCGGTAGCAATATTCAGTTCTCTTATGACCTTGTCGGCAATCGCCTTCAGGCAGAAAGAAACGGGGTGACCACGCGCTACATCTACGATGCAGGAGGGAACCTGCTCGCCGAAGCAGACGGATCGAATAACATTACACGCTATTACATTCACGGTTTAGGCTTGTTGGCGATGGTTACGCCGGGGAATCAGACATACTGCTATCACTTCAATGCAGTAGGCAGCACGATAGCAATGACGGATTTATCCCAGTCGCTCGTGAACAAATATGCGTATGATGCATTCGGAACGGTCACGAGTTACGCAGAGAACATTCCGCAGCCGTTCAAGTTCGTAGGTCAATTCGGCGTCATGACCGAGCCGAATGGGTTCTATTACATGCGGGCGAGGTATTATGATCCGAATGTGGGAAGGTTCATAAGCGAAGACCCAATCGGCTTTGAGGGCGGAGATATCAATTTGTATGCGTACGTCGGAAACCAGCCAGTAAATTATAATGATCCGAATGGGCAATTCTGTCCATGGTGTGCAGTAGTAGGGGGTGTAACCGGAGCAATTGGCGGATATACTGCCGGAACTATTAGTGGCGATGGTAGTACAATAGCAGCATTAGGAGGGGGATTAGTTGGCGGCCTTGCTGGTGCAATTGTGGGACTCTCTGGCGTGGGAACTTTTGGTGGAGGTGCAATTGGCGAGGCTGCAGGTTCAATTGTTGGAGGTTTTATAGGCGGTGGTGTCGGGAGTATTGCTTCACGGCAAATTGATAATAAAGAATTCAGCTTAAGTGCAACAGGGGTCGGTGCGCTTGCAGGAGGATTGTCTGCAACAATCGCATCACCCGTTGTCTGGGGTGCTGCAGCTCTTGGTGCATCTGAATTTGCAACATCACTTGCTGGTGGAACAATGGGTATTATGGGTGATACTCTTATAGGTACTGGAGCAGCGATTCATAATAGTTGGAAATGATTAATAACCAGAGACAAAAAAATATTAATGTATACACTTTTGGTTTTAAGTCGAGGTTTGCTGAACTTATATGGAATCATCCCTGGTTTTCGTTGCTCTTTTTCTATATATTTACAGGATTCATATTTATTTGTGTGGAAAGTAAAATTGAGAAGGTAATATGGGCTTTGGAAGTAGTGCTACCATATTATGTTGGTTGTTTTGTTTTAAGTCGGTATTTTCTTAGAAATTCATGTTATAGAGTTGTTATTGACAATGATCAACAAATCATAAGATTTTATGTGATGTTTAACAAGGGAATTGTAACCGTTAAGATGAGTGATATTAAAATTGTTATAGGCAGAAATTTTAATTGTGTTGTCAATGGAAAAAAATTTGTGTTGATGAATAATCTCTTGCATGATGTAGTAGCTTTATTACCAGAATCTACAGAGATCAAGTTTGTTGGTTTTTGGGGACGGCTATGGGAAAAGGACTTGATTAAGAGGAATAGAAAACTCAGGCCGGGAAAAAGGCTGGGTTGATTTTCAATAACCAATTGGCTGTTTAGACGGCAAATCCTAATCTATTATTGAAGTGGCGTAGAATGAAAAGAATTGGAATATTTAAAAAGTTTTTATTGGTATTGTTGTCTTTAAGTTTAGTGGCGGTGATCATGGCGTGCGGAGGAGGAAGCAGCAGCGGTGGCGGGGGCAGCAACGCTGGGAACGATCTTAATAGTGTCAGCGGGAATAAGTTTGTAATATCTAAGGTCGAAGAATATACCTATGTTGATGGCGAGCTGTACTCATATGACATTGGACACTACACTTATGACGCCAACGGAAACAAAACGAAATATGAGGAAGACTGGGATAATAATGGAAGCGTGGACTGGGTGACATATTACACAAACGATGCGGACGGGAACGTGATTAAATGGGAAGGCGACCAATATAATGACGGACACATGGACTCGGTTTTTTCTTACGTCTACAATGCTGACGGGGAAATGATCAAGATCGAGCTTGACTATAATGGTGACGGGAAGCTTGAAGATATTGGACACTACACCTACGACGCTGACGGCAAGTTGATAAATGATAAGCATGATTATAACAATGACGGGTCGATTGACGGGATTTGCTATCACACTTATAACTCTGAAGGGAAAGAGGCGAAGCGGGAATTTGGAAACGGCAGTGGAGAGATAGGCGGCATTGGATATTTGATCTATGACTCTGCCGGAAATAATACGAAGTATAAGATTGACTGGGACAATGACGGGAAGATGGAATATGTTCACAATTATACTTATGATGCCAATGGGAACATGATTAAATGGGAAGTTGACGAATACGATGATGGGAAGACCGACCAACTCGAAAATTATGCCTATGACGCTGACGGAAACCGGGTTAAAGAGGAGGTTGACTGGAGTAATGACGGTAAGATCGACAGGATCACTTATTACACATGGCAAAAGATTTGAGGGTCTAAAAATTTTTTTGGGGGGGTAGAGAAATGCTTCTAAAGCTTACGCGCAAGACATTAATGATTTCTGTCAGCATCGCTTTCACCTTATTATCGGGTGCCATCTCTTTTGCCGAAACAATTAATTACGTCTACGACGATCTGAACCGGCTGACGCGGATAGAGTTAGAGGATGGGGCCAAGGTTAATTACTTCTATGATGAGGTTGGTAATAGACTGGAAGTAATGCGGGACAGCGACGGAGACGAAATGCCTGACAGATGGGAAGCTATCAACGGTCTAAACCTCAACGATCCTACCGATGCAGGGTATGATTACGACAATGACGGGTTTAGCAATCTGGAAGAGTATCGGCAAGGGACACATCCGGCGGAGAGCATACAGTGTGTGGATTGCCCGAGGAATTATTCGTCCAGTTATCCTGTTTCTACCCGCGCCATTGCGATAGACAATATGAACAGACCTCATATCGCATATGGCGGAGACCATCTCTATCATGCTTATTATGATGGAACAACATGGAGGTATCAGACGGTTGACAGTTCACCGGGAGTTGGCCAATATGCCTCCATCGCTATAGATTCAAATAACAGTGTGCATATCAGTTATCATGACGGGTATCGCCTCAAATATGCCACAAATGCCTCAGGCTCATGGAATATTTCCACAATAGACTCAACACCAGGTGTGGGACAATATACTTCCATCGCTGTAGATTCAAATAACAGGGTGCATATCAGTTACTATGACTATTCCAACAGCGACCTTAAATATGCGACGAATGAATCAGGCTCATGGGTTGCTTATAAGATAAATCCAACAGGTGATGTTGGATCATACAGCTCCATAGCTGTAGATTCAAACAACAGGGTGCATATTAGTTATTCTGAACAATTTGTTGTTAATCTTCATGTTGACTATGATCTCAAGTATGCGACGAATGCTTCAGGCTCATGGGTTGTTTCAACAATTGATACGGCAGGGAGTGTAGGACAATACTCTTCCATAGCAGTGGATTCCAACAATAAGGCGCATATCGGCTACTATGACTGGGACAATGGCGATCTTAAATATGCCACAAACTTATCTGGGACATGGACTATATCTGTAATAGATTCAACAGGGTATGTGGGACAGTATTCCTCCATTGCTACAGATTCCGATAACGAAGTTCATATCAGCTATTATGATTACACGAATAGTGATCTTAAATATGCGACAAATGAATCAGGCTCATGGGTTGTTTACACGATAAATTCAGCAGGGGATGTTGGTACATATAGCTCTATTACCATAGATTCAAACAAGAAGGCGCATATCGGTTACTATGATTCCACAAACGGGAATATCAAATACGCAACTAACACCTCCGGCTTTTGGGTGTTATCAGCGGTGGATTCGATAGGGGCAAGTGTAGGTTATTATTCCTCTATCGCAATAGATTTAAACAAGAAGGCGCATATCAGTTATTATGATTACACTAATAGTGATCTCAAATACGCTACCAATGCATCTGGGGCATGGGTTACATCTACAATAGATGCAACGGGATATGTGGGACAAACTCCCTCCATAGCCACAGATTCAAACAACAAGATTCATATTAGTTACTATGACGGGCCCTTTAACTATAACCTCAAGTATGCCACCAATGCCTCGGGCACATGGGTTATATCTGTAATAGATTCAGAGGGAGACGTGGGGGCATATTCTTCTATAACCATTGATTCTAACAATAAGGTTCATATCAGTTATTTAGACGCCACCAACTATGACCTTAAGTACGCCACCAATGCCTCAGGTTCATGGGTTATATCAACAATAGATTCAGCAGGGTATGTGGGAGCATATTCTTCCATAGGCATAGATTCAAACAACCGGTTGCATATCAGTTACTTTGATTCTACAAATGCCTACCTCAAATACGCCACTAACGCTTCAGGCTCATGGGTTATTTCAATGGTTGATTCTATTGATTATGTTGGAGACTATAGCTCGATAGCGGTTGATTCAAACAATAAGGCGCATATCAGTTATTATGACTGGAATAAGTGCGTTCTCAAATATGCTACAAATGCGTCAGGCTCATGGGTTGCTATGATAGCTGATGGTGATGGTGCTTGTATGGAAGATGTAGGCAGGCACAGTTCTATCGCCATAGACTCAAACAACAATATACATATCAGTTATTCGGGTGCTGGCCGCCTTAAATATGCTGTACGCACTTCAGGTTCGTGGGTAGTTTCCACTATAGATTCCTCAGGAGCGTATACCTCCATAGCTGTAGATTCAAACAACAGCGTGCATATAAGTTATTCAAGGTCCGTTAGAGATGGTTATTTTAGCAGCAATGGAGAATTGGCGTATTTCACAAACTTTGTCAACAACTCGCCCGCTGCAAATCCCGGAGGTCCATATTCTGGAGTTGAAGGTCAGGTAATAACTTTTAACGGCTCAGGCTCTATCGATATTGGCGGAAGCATAGTGCTTTATGAATGGGACATAAATAATGACGGAACGTATGATTATTATTCTTCATCCCCGGCTCAAAGCCACACCTATACACAACAAGGTGCATTTACTGTTAAACTGAGAGTCACTGACAATAACGGCACAACAAATGAGGCACAGACAAACGTTAACATTTCAGATACTTCTCCAGCAGCATCAATTACAGTGTTGCCGGGGTCAGGCATAGAGCCTCTTACTGTAAGTCTTACAGATGCATCCACTGCATATGATGGAACAGTATCCCGCTCTTGGAATTTCGGAGACGGAAGTCCGGGTAACTCTGAAGTCTCGGTACCTCATGTTTACGCACGGAA is a window of Nitrospirota bacterium DNA encoding:
- a CDS encoding PKD domain-containing protein encodes the protein MLLKLTRKTLMISVSIAFTLLSGAISFAETINYVYDDLNRLTRIELEDGAKVNYFYDEVGNRLEVMRDSDGDEMPDRWEAINGLNLNDPTDAGYDYDNDGFSNLEEYRQGTHPAESIQCVDCPRNYSSSYPVSTRAIAIDNMNRPHIAYGGDHLYHAYYDGTTWRYQTVDSSPGVGQYASIAIDSNNSVHISYHDGYRLKYATNASGSWNISTIDSTPGVGQYTSIAVDSNNRVHISYYDYSNSDLKYATNESGSWVAYKINPTGDVGSYSSIAVDSNNRVHISYSEQFVVNLHVDYDLKYATNASGSWVVSTIDTAGSVGQYSSIAVDSNNKAHIGYYDWDNGDLKYATNLSGTWTISVIDSTGYVGQYSSIATDSDNEVHISYYDYTNSDLKYATNESGSWVVYTINSAGDVGTYSSITIDSNKKAHIGYYDSTNGNIKYATNTSGFWVLSAVDSIGASVGYYSSIAIDLNKKAHISYYDYTNSDLKYATNASGAWVTSTIDATGYVGQTPSIATDSNNKIHISYYDGPFNYNLKYATNASGTWVISVIDSEGDVGAYSSITIDSNNKVHISYLDATNYDLKYATNASGSWVISTIDSAGYVGAYSSIGIDSNNRLHISYFDSTNAYLKYATNASGSWVISMVDSIDYVGDYSSIAVDSNNKAHISYYDWNKCVLKYATNASGSWVAMIADGDGACMEDVGRHSSIAIDSNNNIHISYSGAGRLKYAVRTSGSWVVSTIDSSGAYTSIAVDSNNSVHISYSRSVRDGYFSSNGELAYFTNFVNNSPAANPGGPYSGVEGQVITFNGSGSIDIGGSIVLYEWDINNDGTYDYYSSSPAQSHTYTQQGAFTVKLRVTDNNGTTNEAQTNVNISDTSPAASITVLPGSGIEPLTVSLTDASTAYDGTVSRSWNFGDGSPGNSEVSVPHVYARNGAYTVTLSVTDGDGSATVKTELVTVNDALPTANFTASPTSGIAPLIVNFTDQSTGYDQPFTYLWDFDNNDTIDSTDQNPQYMYSTTGTYTVKLTVTDSDGSTNTLIRSNYITVTPSCLQPARIMRAATVISYYTTLQSAYDAAVDGDIIQSQVVLFIENLIINDPATPGKAVTFEGGYDCGYTNKTGNTELKGQVTNSKGIVKLKNFVIKK